The DNA region AGGCATGGATTAATGTGCCTTTAGATAAACATACAACTGCAGGCAACTCGCTAGAGGAACCAGCCTCACACTGCCCCAGGAGAAAACTTGTAGTTACATGACACCGGCGACACTGTTTATTAAAATAGACTGATATGTTGTTTACGTGCTTTCCAATGGCCCTTGTACTGAACATTCCCTCATACCCTTTCTTCAAGGGTTTGCCCGATGTTTATTTCTGATTagttatcattttaaaatgcattgtgtgtgttaaaagaaagttttcagtcatttcctgttttggtcACTGATGGTAGCTTTTAGGGAGGAATTATTGCCATTTCAAACATTTGTGGgtagaacaaacacaaaacatatttagttaaattcctctttttttctgcgTTTTCAGGATTTAGAGGATGTGTTCAGTCTCTGGCCTCAGCTGCTTCGAATGGATTTGAGTGGAAATCCTGTGTGTAAAAGACCAAAGTACAGGGACTGCCTAATTACTGTGTGCAAAAGCCTGGGTAAAATATCATTCATTTTCTTACTCACTGACATCTTATTATGGAAATGAATTTTACTGCCTTGAGTTATgacaaatattttacttttttatttttacttaatagtaaaaatgttcacttttgattttcattttattgtttttaaacattttttagaGGTTCTTGATGGAAAGGAAATTAATGAATTGACCCGACAGTTCCTGATTAACTGGAAAGCATCGAAAGAGgccaagaagaaaaagaacaacacacacatgatgTCGGAACCATCATTAGGTAAGTCGTTCAATTTTGCAGGTTATCAACTGTCATATTTTATACACTTTGTGGTTTGGTCATGTTTTCATGGTCAAGTCTGTATCTAttgattatttcagtgtaatagAAATGTGATATTGTAGATAAACACAATACTAAGaaattgatatatatatttcttcCAGTATAATCTGGAAATCACTGAAAAAGTgtgatttggatttttttaaattgtattttctgTTGCCATCAtattcataattattattttatcaccacttcattttttattacattatgCTGAGTGGGCTTAGACACATTTGAATTTTATGGGTGTATTCAATGTATGACTTTGTTAATATTCCAGATGACTTGAACGGTCACATCTACGGTCATGCCAACAGGCAGAGGTGGAAGCTGCAGCCTCTCAGGTCCAGTATGTAGGCAGATCACAGTTAGGGCGACATTTTTAACTCACTCTTTCTGTTGGCATCTCTTGTAGACTTTATTTTGACGTTTGATTTTTCAGTAATACAGCTACCTATTATTTTTACTGACTCTATAAAATCCCCCCAAAATCAAGAAATGTTTTAGAtctgttatttatatttccCTCATCCCACCCTGCTTGATAAATGACTTTGTATTTTGTCATCGTGTTTTCTTAGTCTgcagttttatatttatgaatattGTATTATTTCCATTAGTCACTAATAAACATTTCCTAAACATTAGGCCACAGTCGCTGCAGGAGCAAAGCTCTCATTGTTGACAGACAACCTGACAATGAgtcattatttttatctgaTCTCGTAGGATGCAAAAATGAAAGATTCCTATGAGAGGGCCTCTCACCTGTGTGGCTGTGCTTAAAACAACCCTAACAATCCCAGAGCCCTCCACCCACAGCAGTCACAGTACTAACTGTGCTACTGCACATCTTTCATCCTTGAATAATAATAGAACAGTCAGTGTCTGCTTGGTGTGAACTCACTTAGCTGCATCTTAGGGATTTTAACCTTTACCTtaccttgtttaaaaaaattattttattgtccCAGTGTATGTTctaacatgtttattttaatgacattgTTAAAAATGGCTTGATGAgcctgaaaaatgaaagaattaaacAAGGAATGAATGGTTtggacatttttcctttttcggattttttctttcttttttttttttgggtctgaGGACATAAGTAAGTTCATCAAACTCGGACTTCTTACCTGctgatgtactgtatgtttttacttCTACGTGCATTTTTGGCAAATAAGTGATCCACTGCATGGAGAATGGCTCAATCTAAAAAATGACCATTTTGTCCTTTTATTACAGGACGTTACATTATCCAAAGCTAACAACATATATTTCTGTTCAAACTGCTGTGATGGATGAGCCAGCTCTCTCGGTAAACACAGTAACGTGTGTATTTATTGTCATCATTTGTGCCAAATGTTTGAATGAGTTTTAGCCATCCACGTGGGTGTGTGACCCCTGAAAGATGCGGGGTAATTAGGGAAACAAGCTTACTTAACCTTCCTTAACTCCACCTTATAATTAGTGGCCGGGAGCAACACTGTTACTCCATCCttacaaaaacattgtttattaaGAACAGTCCGGGGATATACATATTATGAATAATTCCTTTCATTAATTTGCCGACATCTCCGTTTGGAGCCCGGGAAATCAGAGTGATTAATTTATGAGTCTCACAACTATTTCCTCAATGGCTGCCTGTTGATTGCAGCGCTGGAGTTTATTTATTAGCTGTTCCAATGAGCTTGCAATTCAAGACAGCCTGGCAATTAGTCAAATGTTTTGCATATCACCTTACACTTGTCAGCTTGTCCTCATGGTCTATTGCAAATTGCGTTTTGAGAGACTAGTCTTTATTTCTAACCGTGACATTTTTTAGGTAATTTTGACTAAATTTCTTCCCGTTGCTACTTTTTGataggcttaaaaaaaaatacagtgtcGGGTTCGCAGCCAATTGGAGAGGGACGTGGCCTACCACATATCAGAGCAGAGGgaaaggtttctgcctctggcGTTGGAAAGCAACCTCTGCTGCCCTCAGACAGAAATAGGttagaaaagggaaaagagcCGTGTTCTCCGCTGTGAGGGAGTGTTATGGTCCGGTGATTAATTACATCGGAGTGAAATTCACGTCCGCCGCTTTGTGTATCCAATAAATTTGGGGCTCTGGAGACCTTTGCGCACACAGGTGGGGTGTTGATGCGCACCGCTTCAGACGGATAAAGTGGCCGTGGACGGGGACTGCCCTGCAGAGAGGAGCACAGCCCGTCTCATCCCAGTCCTCTCTGGATTGCCTTCATGTCGTTTTCCAGGACAGCGCCTTTGAGAAACACCAGAGGTAAACTGCACCAGACCAGGAGCCACAAACTGATCTCATTAGTTTGTACACTTTCAAaattcagatcagatcagcaTTCATTCACACGTTTTTCTGTTGGACTTTGACAGCTGGATGATCTTTTTACTAATGAGTTGGCTGTTTAATTTGGAGCAACTTTATATTATAACAGACATTTAATAAACGAGGTAATAACTTCGATATCTTAAAATGCAATTCAAGTTAAAAGTCACATTGAAGGTAGAACAGTCAGAATAACTTTTCTCTGAAGAGTCTTTACACTGTTTGAATTCAAATCTAACGAGCAGGTTCCTCTTCTAAACGTCCAGGTCTGTGAGTGCACCCCGATGGTTGGAAGACAGCCGCTCCGGATGGACAGCAGCAGTTGCTCGGGGGCGGCGGTGGATGACAGTCCTGCATCCAGTCCCAGCTCCAGTCCCAGTCCGGACGGTCGTCGCCGAGACCTGCAGCGGGCCAGGGTGCTGCAGACCGGCGGGCTCGGCGGCAGAGGACGGCCGGCAGCAGCCAACGCGGCTCGGGAGAGGAGCAGAGTGCAGACCCTGAGGAACGCCTTCCTGGAGCTACAAAGGACTTTGCCGTCAGTACCGCCGGACACCAAGCTGTCCAAACTCGACGTGTTGATACTGGCCACCACCTACATAGCCCATTTGACTCGAACACTTCAGGAGGAAGGCAcggaggagggagagagcacaaaacaaacagaggcgTTACACTCACTGAAAGGTGAAGGCTATCTGCACCCAGTCAAGGTCAGTAAcaatcacaacaacaataataatctttgatgatgatgctgttcATTATTTGGCCATTTCTTAACGACACACCAAACACCGTGAAAAACTGCAGTAatgtaacaaaacaacaacacggTCAGCGTCATTTCGAACCCAGTGGAAGGTTCATTTTCCTAACAAATCAATGATCTCCACAGAAATGGCCGATGCGCTCCAGACTGTACGTCGGTGCAACGGGACAGTTCCTGAACACCACAAATGCTTCAGAGTCAGAGAATCAAGGCCCATCATCGTCCTCCCAGTAACACACTTCAGTCATTTCTGCTGCATGAGTTGATGCTGTTTACTGTGGCATTTGTCTAATGAGTGAAGAACAATTACCTCCCTGATTTTACTTCCAACAAGCCCGACAGAGAGGCGGACGATGTAAATTAATATATTATGTGAATTTTATTGTATAAATTTTGAGAAAGCAATACATTATGTCTCTCTGTTGTTATTTTGCCTAATCCTGTTTGCCCTGCCTTGTGCAGTTCCATACATGTCCCAGGTATGATATTTGTAGAGATTCCATGGGGTAACCAGCCCGTCATGCTTGAGGTGTGCACTTTGAGTTGAGACATTTGCACTAAATGCATGTGTGAATAACTTAACATCTGTCATGTGAAGTGGTCTGTCAGAGAGTCAACAATGGAGGCTCTTCATCTCACGTTCCTTCTTATTTTTACATGCATggttgtaaatgtgtttgtgaataaATGACTTCAGTGACAGAAATGGCTCCTCgatttctcacaaaaaaaaaactatttatgaAAGTCGCTCACTCAATTGATGActagtctgtttttatttaatttatttatata from Echeneis naucrates chromosome 20, fEcheNa1.1, whole genome shotgun sequence includes:
- the tcf24 gene encoding transcription factor 24, which translates into the protein MVGRQPLRMDSSSCSGAAVDDSPASSPSSSPSPDGRRRDLQRARVLQTGGLGGRGRPAAANAARERSRVQTLRNAFLELQRTLPSVPPDTKLSKLDVLILATTYIAHLTRTLQEEGTEEGESTKQTEALHSLKGEGYLHPVKKWPMRSRLYVGATGQFLNTTNASESENQGPSSSSQ